In Cololabis saira isolate AMF1-May2022 chromosome 1, fColSai1.1, whole genome shotgun sequence, the following proteins share a genomic window:
- the LOC133449580 gene encoding olfactory receptor 11A1-like: MKNSTQVSYFTLAAYFDTKNFQYLLFMIIVILYAFIICGNVLLIVVIFCNRSLHEPMYMFLVSLFVNELYGSTGLFPLLLVQILSDVHTVSVPLCFLQVFCLHTYASVELTSLAVMSYDRYAAICFPLQYSTLMTVKKVDLLVAAAWLTVFLLIGIMTYLSFSLQFCGNVIDKVYCDNYSLVKLACSDTKVNNIFGLIVTAFIICAPVIFILYSYMRILKVCYCGSKETRQKAVSTCTPHLASLINFSVGSLFEILQSRFDMSRVPNILRIFLSLYFLTCQPLFNPVLYGLKMSKIRNICKSLISVKITNIVN; the protein is encoded by the coding sequence ATGAAGAACTCCACTCAGGTTTCATATTTTACTCTGGCTGCTTACTTTGATACCAAGAACTTTCAATATTTATTGTTcatgattattgtgattttatatGCATTCATCATCTGTGGTAATGTTCTGCTCATTGTGGTCATTTTCTGTAACCGAAGTCTCCATGAACCCATGTACATGTTCCTGGTCAGCCTGTTTGTGAACGAGTTGTACGGCAGCACCGGCTTGTTTCCTCTGCTGCTGGTTCAGATTTTGTCTGATGTTCACACCGTTTCTGTTCCCCTGTGTTTCCTGCAGGTCTTCTGTCTTCATACTTATGCAAGTGTTGAATTAACTAGCTTAGCTGTCATGTCTTATGACAGATATGCAGCCATCTGTTTTCCTCTGCAGTACAGCACACTGATGACAGTGAAGAAAGTTGATCTTCTAGTTGCAGCTGCTTGGTtaacagtttttcttttaataggtATCATGACATATTTGAGTTTCTCTTTGCAGTTCTGTGGGAACGTCATTGACAAAGTCTACTGTGATAACTACTCTCTGGTGAAACTTGCTTGCTCTGACACCAAAGTTAATAACATTTTTGGACTCATTGTAACTGCTTTCATTATCTGTGCTCCAGTTATTTTCATCCTTTACAGCTACATGAGGATCCTAAAAGTGTGTTATTGTGGCTCCAAAGAGACCCGACAGAAAGCCGTCAGCACCTGCACGCCTCACCTGGCGTCTCTGATCAACTTCTCCGTTGGTTCTTTGTTTGAGATCTTACAGAGCAGATTTGACATGAGCAGAGTTCCCAACATACTGCGAATCTTTCTGTCCCTGTACTTTCTGACGTGTCAACCTCTCTTTAACCCTGTACTGTACGGCCTGAAAATGTCCAAAATACGTAACATATGTAAAAGCCTGATTTCTGTCAAAATTACCAATATAGTTAACTAG
- the LOC133449588 gene encoding olfactory receptor 11A1-like, with translation MCSYFQLKTETMKNSTQVSYFTLAAYFDTKNFKYLLFMIIVILYAIIICGNVLLIVVICCNRSLHEPMYMFLVSLFVNELYGSTGLFPMLLVQILSDVHTVSVPLSFLQVFCVHTYGSVEFTNLAVMSYDRYAAICFPLQYSALMTVKKVALLVAAAWLTVFLLIGIAISLSFSLQFCGNVIDKVYCDNYSLVKLACSDTKVNNIYGLIVSAFIICAPVIFILYSYMRILKVCYFGSKETRHKAVSTCTPHLVSLINFSVGAFFEILQSRFDMSRVPNMLRIFLSLYFLTCQPLFNPVLYGLKMSKIRNLCKSLIQRSVGGRK, from the exons ATGTGTAGTTATTTCCAGCT TAAAACCGAGACCATGAAGAACTCCACTCAGGTTTCATATTTCACTCTGGCCGCTTACTTTGATACCAAGaactttaaatatttattgttcatgattattgtgattttatatGCAATCATCATCTGTGGTAACGTTCTGCTCATTGTGGTCATCTGCTGTAACCGAAGTCTCCATGAACCCATGTACATGTTCCTGGTCAGCCTGTTTGTGAACGAGCTGTACGGCAGCACCGGCTTGTTTCCTATGCTGCTGGTTCAGATCTTGTCTGATGTTCACACCGTTTCTGTTCCCCTCAGTTTCCTGCAGGTCTTTTGTGTTCATACTTATGGGAGTGTTGAATTTACTAACTTAGCTGTCATGTCTTATGACAGATATGCTGCCATCTGTTTTCCTCTGCAGTACAGCGCACTGATGACAGTGAAGAAAGTTGCTCTTCTAGTTGCAGCTGCTTGGTtaacagtttttcttttaataggtATCGCAATATCTTTGAGTTTCTCTTTGCAGTTCTGTGGGAACGTCATTGACAAAGTCTACTGTGATAACTACTCTCTGGTGAAACTTGCATGCTCTGACACCAAAGTAAACAACATTTATGGACTCATTGTATCCGCTTTCATTATCTGTGCTCCAGTTATTTTCATCCTTTACAGCTACATGAGGATCCTAAAAGTGTGttattttggctccaaagagACCCGACACAAAGCCGTCAGCACCTGCACGCCTCACCTGGTGTCTCTGATCAACTTCTCCGTTGGTGCTTTCTTTGAGATCTTACAGAGCAGGTTTGACATGAGCAGAGTTCCCAACATGCTGCGAATCTTTCTGTCCCTATACTTTCTGACGTGTCAACCTCTCTTTAACCCCGTACTTTACGGCCTGAAAATGTCCAAAATACGTAACCTATGTAAAAGCCTGATTCAGCGTTCTGTGGggggaagaaaataa